The genomic window CTAAAAATTAAGGCCAATGATCAACAAGTAGTACTTGATAAAACTAAAAATCTTCTGCGCTGCTAAAGAAACAAGCAACAGGGTgaagaggaagcccacagaatgggTTAAAATCTTGGCCTACTGTACACCTGACAGAGAATTATATCAAGGGTATATGAAGAGTTCAAAAGACAAGGAATGAATAAAACTGATGACCCACTCAAAAAACGGACCTGGAACATGCACATAGAGTCCTCAGATGAGGAAaagaaatggctaagaaataatttcaaaaatgctCATCATTGTAGTTAgagaaatgcaactcaaaacaactttgagacttgatctcaccccagtcagaatggcaaagatcaacaaTGCCACCAGGAATAAATGCCGGCGATGATGTGGAGGAAAAGAGAGCCCTCGTTCGCTTTTGCTGGGATGGAAACTGGGGCAGCCATTATGCAAATCAGTGTAGAGAATTTTCAAAGAGGTGAAAATAAACcacatgacccagctataccacccCTTAGCATACGCCCCCACCTTTGCACCGTTAGCTGCCCTAAGCAAGCCGCTTCATCTGGTACACACCCTGGCAGCTATAATGCTCTCCCAAAGGCCTGAAGCAATGCTGCTAGTAAGCACACACTGAAGCTTCAGAAACGATGAGCCGAAATatcttccctcctctcagattgTTCCCAAATATTTTGTCAGTGACGGGAAGCCAGTGCCCTGCTTCTTAACGATTTATTCAGAGCCTCCCATTTCAGAAATCCTAATAAGTGACCTTTCCCGTGACaatttctttgccttctttttttctcattgggtttttttgttttgttttgttttttgtccaaACAAGGAAATGCTTTCCACACAATGACTTTTTATTCAAAGGAGGACATGGGAGATTTTCCTCCACTGCAACTCATTCCGAgccctcctccccttctcgcGCACCAGAGAAAATAGTTGGACAGCAAATCTGAAAGAACACTGAGCTTTGCTAGGCTTGTCTCTGTCCTTTTCCCAGCTTTCCTAGGGCAGCATTTTTCACATCTCCTTAAGAAAAGTTCTTCCCATTGCATGCCCTATACAATGCCTGCCTCAGTCTGGAGTTTAGAGTCTGGAAATGCACTAGCTGTAATGTGACCTGCAGGTTCCCACTCAACCGCATGCAGTGTTTGCTAAATAGTGTTGTAACCaatttgaatatttcttttttttttcaaatttgatgGGGACTACTTCAAAACTCCaaacccattttaaaattttgctattgtatatattttatatataaacataattataaattctattgacgtgggattcccctctgtatgctgtgaatacgttttattaccattggttaataaagaagctgctggcctatggcagggcagaatatagcaaggtgaggaggaaagaaggcagagtcaggcagatgccatgtagttgcctaAGGACagcagaaccttaccggtaaccCACAACCTTGTAACAATatatagattagtagaaatggcttaatttaagattcAAGAACTAGCTAGacatatgcctgagccattggccaaacagtgttgggattattctggtctgggcattcagaaaacaaaagcgCAGTCTCCGTTTACAATAATTGATGCGCAATTAATAAAAaatcagagagggaaattagggttcaacctgaaggtcagaaaagcaaattaGCCAGCTCTTACCTCAaactcagtccaaaaatggcgatcctgccttcagaaatctcagaataagactgagcctgagaattgtctccttccattttataatcctttctagttctgggattaaaggcatgcacagcccggtttctatggcaacaaactaatatggctactgggattaaaggtggatgTTACTACTGCCTCatgtgtaaggctgaccagtggggctgttttactctctgatcttcaggcaagctttatttattaaaatacaaatgaaatgccactacatcctATGCATATATGTAGTCTTgtgccagctctctctctctctctctctctctctctctctctctctctctctctctctctctctctcacacacacacacacacacacacacacacacacacacacacacaatcatgcataccacacacactgcataaaCTACCTCTCTAACTGGTGGTACCAAGTGTCCTATGCTTCTCAATTGGAATTCAGCCAATCAAAAGCATAATCTTATTGGAATCGGTGAGGTTTGGGGAACAAGCATTCTCAAACTATTCATGTTTCTGACACACAACTGATAGCGATTGCCTGAGTCCAAGTTTTACAAAAGTTTTCCTTCGCTAGGAAACTCCCACGGGCCTGTTAGGATTAGGTCTCTGGAGAACACCGCTGGAACTTGGGTCTctcttgggtttctttttctaGCATTCGAAACGCTACAACCCAGTTTCCACGCTGTCACTGGACAAAAGGATGCTGGATCCCCTCAGAGAGGCCACAGGCTTTCTATGGCTCTGGTTTCAAGAACACCACATCCTTGCACAGCCTCAGGGATTGTGACCTGACTGGGGTGTTGAGGGAATGAAGACAACACAGAGACGCCCAGAAAAGCTGGGTTTGAGAGGACTGGGCTCTCTGATGGTGAAACTGCGGCACCTCGGAAGCTCAGTGTGTCTATTACACGGAGCTGAACAGGCAGGCAGAAGTCCTGGAGCAAGACGAGGTTTAGAGCAATTAGGGGGCAGGGCTTATGGTGAGTGGGGAGGACCAAAGCCAGGGTTTTGGTATGACCGTGTCCACGGCAACCAACACACATTCACTGAGAACTTCCTCTGCTCCCTGCAGGGGGCCTTAGGTTTCCACAAGACTACTCTTATTCTAACTCAAGCTAAAGGCTAATTCCTGCTTGGTAGGATTAGCCAACTGTTAACGGTGGGTAgcctgccctctttctcccaggaaCAAGACTCCCATAGATGAagttttttactttgttttgcttctgttatttttaatctGAGATGTGTATTCTCAAAAAGATAGTGTgttacattttctgttttatactATGTTCTCAGATTTGAACATAAGACCTATGTTCACATCAGAGAAATTAAATTTGAAAGCATCCACAATTCAGGGATGCTCAGACAACCAGCCCACTAAAGCAGAAGCTAAGCCAAGCCTTCCTTCCACGTGAGATATTGCAGCTCCATTTAAGGGGTGGATCATAAACCAAGAGCCAATTGATATTTAAAACTAACTCTTACCTGATGAAGCTGACTCGACCAGAAATTTTCTTTACTCATATACCTCATTTGAAATTGATTCATCTTGATTTACTGTAGcagttacctttctttctttctaatgtgtgtgtgtgtgcacagaaacATGCCATTGTGCAAGGGTAGAGGTCGTAGGGAAACTCCTAGGAAGAGTTGCCACCTCCCACCCGGTGGGGTCAAGGTCAAGGTATGTCTTGCTGCTTGGGCCACTGCACCTTACTCCAGTCTCGTTGGCCTGTGAGTTTCCATGTTATTTTCCTGTCGCCTTTTGTCCTTCTGTAGGGGGGTCAGGATTCCAGGTGTGTACTGCAGCATCTGGCTAATGTAGGTTCttagatcaaactcagatcagcaGCCTGCACAACTAGCAAGTTTACCGGCTGGtccacccgcccccccccccgcccccagcctcaAGGAAGTTTATTTCTTACTACTTAAAATTACGTTGCTTTACTTTTCCAAAAGCAGATTTTAAAGCTATCTTTCCAGAATAAGGAATTTTttcaacatatttttttctctgcctacTGAAGTAGAATAAGGTAGAAAAGTCCAATTATTAGAtactggtttatttatttagcaatTTACTTCAAGCACTACTTGTACTGCCCATTTGCCAAGTCTGACTTCAGCGCTACCTGGAACAGAATGACCTGGAGGACCAGCTGAAACAAGGAGCCTTGGCCCTTTACAGCTGCTGATTGCCACCCTGCCCTGTAGCTTTAGAACAgcacttctcaacctgtgggtcgcgacccctttgaAGGTTAAACAATTATTTCAAAACTGGTTgaacatcagatatcctgcatatcagatatttgcattaaaattcataacattagcaaCATTATAGTTATAaactagcaacaaaaataactttatgctGGGGGGGGTGTCACCATAACACGAGGAACTTTATTAAAAagagtcgcagcattaggaagattgagagccACTGCAAACATAAAATGAGAACGCAGCTGGACCTGGCACCCCAAGCCTTTCAGGAGCTGTCCTGGCTTCCGTCCACCAGTGACATCTCCTCTCTTCCACTATCGTTGGTGTCAGGGTGCTCATCCCAGAAGGACCCCCGAAACACTACCACTTTTCCTGGTACAACTgtaggttgtttttgtttcttttatcttcaaTCTTCGCAATGCTTCAGACATTATGAAGACATTTGCTTTAATTTCTTCCTAACATGAGTTGGCAGTTTTTAGCTGGGATCTGAGCATTCCTGTTGGAATTGTCATCATTTTTACACTGTGAATTGATCTTGTTTGTCAACCTGAGTAGGCCTTTGGTGTATGAGGTAAGATGTAGGGAACCGTTCCAGAGAGAGCAGTTTGCTCATTCTAGGACCAAGGGCCTCACTAAAGGACCACATCTAATTCTTGCACTTATTATATTGTTAAAactgtagccgggcagtggtggcgcacgcctttaatcccagcacttgggaggcagaggcaggcggatctctgtgagttcgaggccagcctggtctacaagagctagttccaggacaggaaccaaaagctacggagaaaccctgtctcgaaaaataaaataaaataaaaaactataatCTCTAGATGCCAGGAGAGAGACAAGGGTGTTCAGCAGGGTCACAGATGTTGTGGCCCCTTCAGAAAGCAGTGTCTTTAGAATGCCGTGGCTCTTCACTTTCTAGCTGGCAGAGATTCCAGGTTCTTAGGACCTGATCACCAGCAAACAGAGACAGCAATCACCCTTCTGGAAACCAAGTTTTTCTTTATATTCCAGCCCTTCCTCTATGCCTAGCAGCAGATGGCAGGCCCTCAACGAACACCAAATGAAGTTAACATCATGTCAGTGCTGCTTCAGACACAGCACATGTCTATGTGGTCCCTGACTCACTCCGGTCTCAGCTAACCGTCATATCTTCACACAGAGCACGTGTCTATGTGGTCCCTGACTCACTCCGGTCTCAGCTAACCGTCATATCTTCAGACACAGCACGTGTCTGTGTGGTCCCTGACTCTCACTCCGGACGTGTCTATGTGGTCCCTGACTCTCACTCCGGTCTCAGCTAACCGTCATATCTTCAGACACAGCACGTGTCTGTGTGGTCCCTGACTCACTCCGGTCTCAGCTAACCGTCATATCTTCACACAGAGCACGTGTCTATGTGGTCCCTGACTCACTCTGGTCTCAGCTAACCGTCATATCTTCAGACACAGCACGTGTCTGTGTGGTCCCTGACTCTCACTCCGGTCTCAGCTAACCGTCATATCTTCACACAGAGCACATGTCTATGTGGTCCCTGACTCACTCCGGTCTCAGCTAACCGTCATATCTTCAGACACAGCACGTGTCTATGTGATCCCTGACTCTCACTCCGGTCTCAGCTAACCGTCAGATCTGCAAACACAGCACGTGTCTATGTGGTCCCTGACTCACTCCGGTCTCAGCTAACCGTCAGATCTGCAAACACAGCACGTGTCTATGTGGTCCCCGACTCTCACTCCGGACGTGTCTATGTGGTCCCTGACTCACTCCGGTCTCAGCTAACCGTCCTATCTTCAGACACAGCACGTGTCTATGTGGTCCCTGACTCTCACTCCGGTCTCAGCTAACCGTCCTATCTGCAGACACATCACGTGTCTATGTGGTCCCTGACTCTCACTCCGGTCTCAGCTAATCGTCACatcttccttaaaatattttctttgaactaCAGGTTTTTGCTGTTTTCCTGAAAGAGATCTGATATGCCAAACTTACCTACCTTTTATAAAACTTCCAtttttggctggagagatgattcataggttaagagcattaactgctcctccagaggttctgagttcaattcctggcaaccacatggtggctcaaacccatctataatgggatctgaggccctcttctggcctgcaggcacacatgcagacagaacactgtatacataataaaataaatcttaacagaaaaaaataaatatatataataaatataatttactaatatatatactataataataaaaagaataaattaaaaaataaccttCCACTTCTCTGGCCTGGTTTTCTACCAGGCCCTCACAGTCATTCTTTGATCAGACATTTTTGATTTACATACTTATAAAGCTTCACCCCTGAAATAATCAAGCATCATTCCTTCTTGACTTCTGACCCCAGATCAAGAATTACTCCCTTACTACACTCATAGTATTTCGGGCATAAATTAACACATGATATATTTACCTTTTGCCTCCATCCTAAGCATTCCTCATAATTATATGCTGTTTTATACCAAATTATTCCAAATTATTGGTACTCACTAGTGCTAAATATTTTAACATCTTTAATCAATGGTTTttaaccttcctaacactgagaccctttaatatagttcatgTTGTGTTGAACCctaaccagaaaattattttcattgctactttgtaactgtaattttgctacctttatgaatagtaatgtaaatacctataaatacctgtgtttttttttttcttggattttcgagacagggtttctccatagcttttttggtttctgtcctggaactagctcttataggccaggctggggattaaaggcgtgcgccaccaccgcccggtaatacctgtgttttctgatggtcttatgtGACCCCTGTAAAAAAGTCATTCAACTCCCAATGGGGTCAAAACCCACAATGCCTTAAAGAGGTACAGaaaattgtaaattttatttctaaaactatGCAACACCTCCCCGCATTAAACTTGAGACCTAATTTTCAGCTCTTCCTGAGGGAAATATGTTTAGTGATCTTTTTTCCCAGAGAAGCGCCACTCTAAATTTAATTCTGTATTCATATCAGTGTTCCTAGATCCTGAGAACGAAACCTCATCTCGACGTGGTTGCTTGAAATCGAGTTCCTCTCTTGTGAGTCAGCACAGCTGGAACAGACCAGCAGTGAGGCTGCCAGATCAAATGCCAGCACTGATGCCTACCGGTGCTAAGGACAATGCTACCCTCAGATTCGCAGTTTTTAAGAGTTTTTAGGAAAAGGATAGGCCTACTCTGTTAACCTGTTTGAttgtaaatgataaaatattgagCACACTGTAGTcacaaaacttatttttaactaAAGGCAGCTACCACTCACTACCCTTGCcaccatttctttgttttttcccatCACCGTTTCAGGAGGGAGGTGATGCAATGATCACGTTGCTACCTATCAGCTAAAAGAATAAGGTAGTTTTTATAATTCAAAATACTTGCAACGTAGGATTGTTTGGACTTAAAAGTAaactgagttttaaaaaatacatttttcaagtTGCCCAAATTAATACTTCCCCTTCAATGTTCTCGTTTAGGAAGACAgttgcctcccttccctcttcacaGCAGTATGCTGGCGAGTTTCAGGTCAACTTGATGCCACCTAaagccatctgagaggagggagcctcaactgagaaaatgcctccatactattgggctgtaggcaagtctgtggagcattttcttagtgataaTCAGAGAGGACCTAGCCCATTGCGTGTAGGGCCACccgagctggtggtcctggtgcTGCCcaagctggtggtcctgggttctataagaaagaagactgagcaaCCATGGCCTCTatatcaactcctgcctccaggttctctgagctcctgccttggcttcctcaaTCAACGGGACTCAGGAtgtaaaagccaaataaaccctcctttcctctccaacttgctgcAATAGTAATCCTAGCTAAGACAAGTGGCACATCATAAATAGATTTAATGGATCAAAGTTCACTTTCATGCCCGTGAGTTATAAACTAGAGAAACGCCCACCAGACTGTGTCGGACGCaaaacaattgttttaaaaattaaatattttaaaagtattctctATTTCCTATAagaattttagtttaatttttaaagtttttttcttctcccaccaCCCCACCTACCACCCCATACTCTCTATCCACCCGACTTCTAATTTCTACCCACCCGACTTCTAATTTCTAAAATTTGTAATagtattagttttaatttttttttagcattttcttttcactACTAACAAGCAGTGACTTTAGGATCTGCAATAACTATTACCTCCTACTTCCAATCGACgtaattgataaataaatataatgaaaagcAGGCCTCGGAGTTTTCTCCAGATTATTTAATGAATTCAAGAATCAATGTAGCCATATTCCATGAAATGCAATCACCTGtagtggaggctgaggcaaacaAAAGCATCACAAGATCGCTAAAAGCCTACGCAGCCGCaagtctgttcttccctgctataaTGGAGCTTGTGATGGAACGCAGAGATAAGTAAGATTGTCTCTTGAGTTTTTTCTAATTCATAGACCTTAACCAGACAAAACACAAGAAACTTCTACTTAAACATGTGAgttctaaatattatttttactataaaCTTTGTTCTCTCCATATAGACGGGAAGGCCAGCCTTTGGTATAAATAATGTATTTCCACGACAACATGTAAAGGAACCACTAGCGTGCACTGTCACTGCGGAAGTCTTTCGGTACGGGCACGGCGAAGGCCTCTTTGCTCTCAGTAAGCGCTCTGGGCTGATGGATGAAGACGCTGAACTTGACACCCTGGTTGTTGGCAGCTCTGACAAAGCCGCTATTGGCAGTCATCGTGATGGCTTTCAGGGTGTCTCCTGTCCCAAAAATCGTTAATGAGCGGCTGTTAATTTTTGAGCTTGCCACCAGCCTCAAGGCGCGCTCAGAAGGCTGGTCTGGGACCACGGTGACTCGCTTTATTAGCATAGcggccctctctctctctcctgggccCCCTAAGGTGTCTAGAATAGACTGAAAATCCTTGACAGCAGATTCACAGGCAAACAGCTCCTTGTCCTTCATAAACGCTTCCAGTTGAGGCAAGacctgctccttcctctcctgctcGGCTTGCTCTGTGAGTACTTTCTCTTTGAAGACGAAGTGGCAGCCTCCATAGCTCATGGCAGATACATACGTGATTAAAGTAGTGATGTCCAGGTTGACTCTTCTGCACACGTCCACCTTGATCTCCGTGGGAAATGCAACGCGCGCCAGGACGTTGTCTCGGTCCACTCTCGTCACCTGCAGAAGTTCTTCGTCCTCATCGTCGGGCTCGCTCTCGCTCAGCTGCTGCTCTTCAGGGTGGCTTAGCAGAGAGTTGACTGCGACGATGTCCCCTCTGACAGAGATGCCCATATCTCTCAGCTTCTCTGCCATGGGACTAGAGACACTATTGTAAAACGCAAACACGATGTGAGGGTTGCTATACTGCACCGGCTGCTGGCGGCTGGCCTGCAGGAAGTCTTCGGCCTGCTCAATGATGCTTTTGTCGCCATACTGGCCCCTGCCCAGCCAGATGTTATGCAGCGCTTCGGCCTTCCGGCCAATAGCTTTGACCCACGTGTGACCGCCATTCGCTACGACATCCACCACAAGAGTCTGCTTCTCTCCCAAGGTGTCTGTGTAGCCAAACACACGGAGAACGCTGACAACTTCTTCCAGGTTTTCTGCCGATTCCACGATGGCTTTCAAGTGTGTTAGGTTTGTGCTCTGTAAGTGGGATTCTTTAATAGCTACCTTCCCAGCCTCTATTTTCTGTAAGAATTTCAGCTCGGCCTTCAGTTTGCTACACAGCTTTGCGCCCCCTTCTATGCCACCTTTTCTTGATCTAGAAAGGGATTCTGCTCTCTTGATCAGTTCCTTGGCTATGGCAATTCTTTCAGAGAGCATGGAGTGTGAAGACATGCTGACAGCATTGTTCCTTTCATCGAAGACAACAAACAGGGAAAATCTCAGTGTTCTTCCACCACAAGCATGATTAAAAAGTCCAACCTAGCAACAAAGTTTATGAAGATTGAGAATATGAAGCTTGGCTTTTGAGAGAGGCTCCTTCCTTTGACAGCTGAAGAAAAAGCTGTAAGCCTGAACTCTTCCTGGAGTGAGTTGGATTCTGACACTTGTTCAGACCTTCATTTCTTTGAACTatgagatccacagccaagtcCTATGTTAGGATAAAAAGCAGGAGTTTGGCAATGTGTTTTATATCTCTATCAATAACTAGTCTTACTATTCAGCTACTGAAAAAATGTAAAGGTTCCAAGCACCAAGATTAAAAGGTGAAAATAGCTTCCCTTATGCTCTTTCAGTTAAAGAACCCCTACCACCCTCCCTGCCAAAAGCCCTTGCCCCCAGGAACCTAGACTCTCCCCACTCCAGCCAAGTCCGCTCCCTACTGCCGACAGCTGGTCTCTTTTCCAGAGGGACAACAGACTGTGCCTTCAACTACAACCATCCCCACTATCCAAGGATCCACACCAACAATTCCACCCATTCCTGCAACCTCTAAGGAGCAAGTGTCCTGCTTGCCTCCCAGCACCTTTCTCCATATTCCTTTCAGGTAGGGAGGCAGCAACTCCTGCCACGAACCACATCCATCCATTTCCACTGAAAGACCTTGTCCCAGTCCCTAGCTGGGTAGCCTAGATTCGCCCACTAGCTCAATTCTGCCCATCCCAGCCAGCTCTGTATATCTCTGATGTGCATACCTGGTCCCTTCTCTAGGCAGACACCAGACTCATGCCTCCAGCTCCACCCATCCCTACAACCTGATGACCCCCTCTCTATAGGGAGGGGCTTTACCCCCAAACCAGCAACTTCACTTTTCCCTGAGACTCACCTAAGGATACTGAATGCCTGCCTTCTGGACCTCATACCAGGCAGCAATCCAAGACTCACACTGCCAATTCCAGCAGCACTCACTGCCTGAGGAAAAGTACTGAGCACCTCGCACAGGCTCCTGAAGACCAGCTGTGAGAATCTGCTACCTCTACAGAGACAGACCGCATGCGCAAGACCTCCATAAAATCAAGTCAGAGAAAATATCCCAGCataggggaggggaagtgggcacAAAGTTTCACCCCTTACCAAGAAACTATCTGTAATTCATGACCACTGGGAGAGGAAATACGAGTTTCCTTCAGTGGAATGACACTGTATAATATCATCCGAACTCCAGGGCAAATCTCATGCTCAGGAAGAGCTGGCCAACACAATATGGAGTCCGTGTTTTTCGTGTGCTTTGTCTTTGTTATTTTGACAGAACATGAAGTCgggtgggaggggtgggaaggCATATCTGAGAGGTAAAAGACTATAATAACAATATAGTGTGTgggagaaaatataaattaaacaaaacaaaaaagtttccaACATTGAAGAAATGTATTGAAGAAACTGGGAAGACCACTCATGGGTTGGGAGGATTAATACtgtaaaaatgaccatcctaccaaaagcaaatTCATACTATATTCAACACACTCCCCATCAAATTTCCAAAACAATTACTTACAGaatttgaaaaaacaatcttaaatttcacatggaacaaaaaaaaaaaaaccacagaatagcaaaaacaatcccaaacacaaaagaacgGCTAGAGCCATCACCTCAGATGTCAAGCTATGCTACAGAGTTATAGCAACAACAGCATAGCACTAgcataaaaagcaaacacactgatcaatgaaaaataaattgaggGTTTATATGTGAACACTCCTAAAgccacttgatttttgacaaagatattAACAAtacacaatggagaaaacaaagcatctttaacaaatggtgttgctCAAACTGGATAGCTAaaaagtagaagaatgaaacttgaTCCTTATCTCTCACCTTACACAAACCTCAACTCCAAATGGGTCAAGGACCCCACCCTAacatgggtggtggtggcacatgcctttagtcccagcacttgggaggcagatagaTGGATCTctctaaattcgaggccagcctggtctacagagtgagttccaggataggctccaaagctacaaagaaaccctgcctcgaaagaaaaaaaaaaaaaacaactctgatatcCTAACTCTGAGAGAGGAGAAAGTATAAAACATACTAGAACTCACTGGCATAGAATAGGACTTTCTAAACAGGACCTTTATGGCacagacattaaaaacaacaattaataaatgaaacctgAAACTAAAAAATTTCTATTCAGCAAAAGATGCCATTACTTGAGTAATGAGGCagcctataaaatgggaaaaaactaTCACCTGTACACCTGACAGAGGGTTAgtgtctagaatatataaagaactgaaaatatagCCATAGAAATCAGGACATTACTAAGGGGCCGTGGGGAGGGGCTTttaaggaagaagagatggataCACTGGTGTGAAGGGTTAAGTGTTAAAATGGATCGGGAATGGCTAAGCTGGAGTGAGAGGGgagtgtagggtgtgtgtgtaaataacACTAAAGACCTTTCAAAATAGACACAACCGGTCAAGGTGCAGGGAATATAAGGCTGCATCACTCTGAGCCCTGAAGGGAACACAGGTAACCCCTCCCTCCTTGACTCAGAAGCAGTGGATGGCTACAAGGACCCTcctctggacacagcagggcagctgtgTCTATGAACTCACACTGGCTGTGATAGCATGCACTTGTACAAGCAGGAGCTAGACCAAATACCAAGCAC from Microtus pennsylvanicus isolate mMicPen1 chromosome 4, mMicPen1.hap1, whole genome shotgun sequence includes these protein-coding regions:
- the C4H7orf25 gene encoding UPF0415 protein C7orf25 homolog, which codes for MSSHSMLSERIAIAKELIKRAESLSRSRKGGIEGGAKLCSKLKAELKFLQKIEAGKVAIKESHLQSTNLTHLKAIVESAENLEEVVSVLRVFGYTDTLGEKQTLVVDVVANGGHTWVKAIGRKAEALHNIWLGRGQYGDKSIIEQAEDFLQASRQQPVQYSNPHIVFAFYNSVSSPMAEKLRDMGISVRGDIVAVNSLLSHPEEQQLSESEPDDEDEELLQVTRVDRDNVLARVAFPTEIKVDVCRRVNLDITTLITYVSAMSYGGCHFVFKEKVLTEQAEQERKEQVLPQLEAFMKDKELFACESAVKDFQSILDTLGGPGERERAAMLIKRVTVVPDQPSERALRLVASSKINSRSLTIFGTGDTLKAITMTANSGFVRAANNQGVKFSVFIHQPRALTESKEAFAVPVPKDFRSDSAR